GATATTCATTTACAAATTCAGTCTGTTGATTTATATCAAAAGGAATATGAAAATGCATCCTCTGAACAAAAACAATTTTGTAAAATAAACTTAGATTATGCTTTAAAACATAAAAGAGTCATTGAATTATTTGGCAGATTCCCAAATAGAAATAAAGTACTTGGTAGAAGTTCGACACAAAGTGAGATAAATTTCCTTGAGAAAGAAGGAGCAGGATTTTAAATAAATGGAACATATGAGTAATCTAATTTACATAATGGGAGATCAGTTATCTGAATCAATTTCTTCATTAAAAACCGCAAATAAAAATGATATCATTTTCTTTTGTGAGACTTTAGAAGAATTTACAGATATTCCGCACCATCCTAAAAAAATAGCATTTTTATTAGCTACAAGAAGACACTTTGCTCAAGAATTAACAGAAAAAGGATTTAATGTTGTCTATATAAAGTTGGACGATCCATTAAATTCAGGTTCTTTATTTCTTGAATTTCAAAAAATTGTTCAAAATTATCCTATAAAGAAAATAACTGTTACAGAACCAAGTGAATATAAAAATAAAATATTTTTTGAAAAAATTCGTAAATATTTTCAATTATCTTTTCATATTTTAGAAGATGATAGATTTTTTTGTTCCATTTCTGATTTTAAAAAATGGTCAAGTGGAAAAATAAATTTACGAATGGAATTTTTTTACAGAGAAATGCGAAAAAAAAATAAAATATTGCTTGAAAAAGATGGCAGTCCTATTGGTGGATTATGGAATTATGATAAAGAAAATAGAAAGCCTCCTTCTAAAAATCTTAAATCATCAAAAAGAATAAGTCATAAAAAATCTTCAATACTTCTTGATGTAATAAAACTTGTTAGAGAAAAATTCTCAAGTCACTTTGGAAATCTAGAGCCATTTCATTATGCTGTTACTCGTAAGCAAGCATTAATAGAACTTAAACATTTTGTAGAATATATCCTTCCCAATTTTGGTGAATATCAAGATGCTATGGTAAAAGGTGAGGCATATTTAAATCATTCATTACTATCATCTTACATTAATGTAGGTCTAATTTTGCCAAGAGAAATATGTAAATTAGTCGAAAATTCATATAATCAAGGAAATGTTTCATTAAATTCTGCTGAAGGGTATATAAGACAAATTCTTGGTTGGCGTGAATTTGTACGAGGGATATATTGGTTAAAAATGCCTTCTTACGAAGATTTAAATTATTTTAATGCAAAAAACCCCCTACCAGACTTTTTTTGGGGGGGAAAAACAAAAATGAATTGTATAGCTGACGTTGTAGCACAAACTAAAGAGCATTCATATTCTCACCATATTCAGCGTCTTATGATTACAGGCAATTTTGCTCTCATCGCGAGTATTGATGTTACGAAAGTGCATATATGGTATTTATCTGTTTATAGCGATGCATTTGAATGGGTGGAAATGCCAAATACTATTGGAATGGCTTTATTTGCAGATGGAGGGATTGTTGCTAGCAAACCCTATGCAGCAAGTGCAAATTATATCAGTAAGATGAGTAATTTTTGTAAAGATTGTTCTTACAATTCAAAAGAAATTATTGGCAGTAATTCTTGTCCATTTAATTCATTATATTGGAATTTTATTGAAAGAAATAAAAACATTTTTCAAG
This is a stretch of genomic DNA from Pigmentibacter ruber. It encodes these proteins:
- a CDS encoding cryptochrome/photolyase family protein, producing the protein MSNLIYIMGDQLSESISSLKTANKNDIIFFCETLEEFTDIPHHPKKIAFLLATRRHFAQELTEKGFNVVYIKLDDPLNSGSLFLEFQKIVQNYPIKKITVTEPSEYKNKIFFEKIRKYFQLSFHILEDDRFFCSISDFKKWSSGKINLRMEFFYREMRKKNKILLEKDGSPIGGLWNYDKENRKPPSKNLKSSKRISHKKSSILLDVIKLVREKFSSHFGNLEPFHYAVTRKQALIELKHFVEYILPNFGEYQDAMVKGEAYLNHSLLSSYINVGLILPREICKLVENSYNQGNVSLNSAEGYIRQILGWREFVRGIYWLKMPSYEDLNYFNAKNPLPDFFWGGKTKMNCIADVVAQTKEHSYSHHIQRLMITGNFALIASIDVTKVHIWYLSVYSDAFEWVEMPNTIGMALFADGGIVASKPYAASANYISKMSNFCKDCSYNSKEIIGSNSCPFNSLYWNFIERNKNIFQDNPRMSLILKSLEKFTEEKKKAIKIRAKEVLTMMGNNEL